In Sphingobacterium zeae, one genomic interval encodes:
- a CDS encoding glycosyltransferase family 2 protein, with protein MLEFSHIVYEIIVWLFLLYSGAVFLIYTWIGLYAYGAVFRYKHDNTFTDYSIIATNPNAPTFSLIAPAYNEGMTIVENVRSLLSLYYHNLEIIIVNDGSKDDSISKLITSYELEPTSFFVQGNIETKEIRGIYKSKNPAFKKLIVVDKENGGKADALNVGVNISSGDYIVCIDVDCILEQDAILKLAKPFLEQTDKRVIACGGVIRLANNCNVVNGSVVDVNLPKSWLGRTQALEYIRAFILGRMAWSRASGLILISGAFGAFDREIVLACGGYDRNTVGEDMELVVRMRRYMEDQKQAYEVVNIPDPLCWTEVPESKEVLRKQRNRWMRGTMETLWKHRKLMFNPKYGRFGMVSMPYWFFFEFLGPIVEFTGYIVFLIFFILGIINWPFFFALFGLVIASGILYSIYAILVDLVSHQVYSKKRDLSTLITTAILEPLYFHPIVVKAGVQGVVDYFRKQHGWGEMTRQGFQQKDANESVWKYLGHRLNLSLKSLGPVMLVVFALYMLSVGVEWWWYGRRFFSAFGGPRRQIPIFG; from the coding sequence ATGTTAGAGTTTTCCCATATCGTATATGAAATTATAGTTTGGTTATTTTTGCTTTATTCCGGGGCGGTATTTCTTATTTATACTTGGATAGGATTATATGCTTATGGAGCTGTGTTTCGTTACAAACATGATAATACGTTTACGGACTATAGCATTATTGCCACCAATCCCAATGCACCTACATTCAGTCTGATTGCACCAGCCTATAACGAGGGCATGACCATCGTTGAGAATGTGCGGTCCTTATTGTCGTTGTATTACCATAATCTAGAAATTATTATCGTAAATGATGGGAGTAAGGATGATTCTATATCAAAATTGATCACGTCTTATGAACTTGAACCGACGTCTTTCTTTGTTCAAGGAAATATTGAGACGAAGGAGATACGGGGAATCTATAAAAGTAAAAACCCGGCTTTTAAGAAGCTGATTGTTGTAGACAAAGAGAATGGCGGCAAGGCGGACGCGCTTAACGTTGGGGTGAATATCTCTTCTGGAGATTATATCGTTTGTATTGATGTGGATTGTATTTTAGAACAGGATGCGATTTTAAAATTAGCGAAGCCATTTCTAGAACAAACTGACAAACGCGTTATCGCTTGCGGTGGCGTTATCCGTTTAGCCAACAACTGTAACGTCGTGAATGGGTCTGTTGTGGATGTTAATTTGCCAAAGTCTTGGTTGGGGCGCACGCAAGCTTTAGAATATATCCGTGCTTTCATTTTAGGGCGAATGGCTTGGTCTAGAGCTTCGGGATTAATTCTGATTTCAGGTGCATTTGGCGCTTTTGACCGGGAGATTGTGTTGGCTTGTGGAGGCTACGACCGAAATACGGTTGGGGAGGACATGGAACTTGTTGTTCGTATGCGTCGCTATATGGAAGATCAAAAGCAGGCTTATGAGGTCGTTAATATTCCTGATCCCTTATGCTGGACGGAGGTGCCAGAATCTAAGGAGGTGCTGCGCAAGCAGCGTAATCGTTGGATGCGCGGCACGATGGAAACCTTATGGAAGCATCGCAAACTCATGTTCAATCCGAAGTATGGCCGTTTCGGTATGGTTAGCATGCCTTATTGGTTTTTCTTTGAATTTTTGGGCCCTATTGTCGAATTTACAGGTTACATTGTCTTTCTGATCTTTTTTATACTCGGAATCATCAACTGGCCATTTTTCTTTGCACTTTTTGGACTGGTTATTGCTTCGGGAATTTTGTATTCAATCTATGCCATCCTGGTTGACCTTGTTAGCCACCAGGTCTATTCAAAGAAGCGCGACCTTTCGACGTTAATAACTACCGCTATCCTAGAACCACTTTACTTTCACCCCATTGTTGTTAAAGCTGGCGTACAAGGGGTGGTTGACTATTTTCGAAAGCAGCATGGCTGGGGAGAAATGACTCGACAAGGCTTTCAACAAAAAGATGCCAATGAGTCGGTTTGGAAATACCTCGGTCACCGATTAAATCTGTCGTTAAAAAGCTTAGGACCTGTGATGTTGGTTGTCTTTGCCTTGTATATGTTATCCGTTGGTGTAGAATGGTGGTGGTACGGTCGTCGATTTTTCTCAGCTTTCGGAGGTCCACGCAGGCAAATACCTATTTTTGGATAA
- a CDS encoding LTA synthase family protein, producing MQFILFLYFGESRNLLGADMFYYSSEEMKQILEASGMLSFTNIALLLLLIAISWVPLWIANKKTFKKNYVSIALLSLGIISFFISSASLLGGRSDNDEFVANASRSKWRYFFNSNLSNYVDEHPGMLAMFHKEEDTKVLDTKFPFLKKEDTKDFLGTHLQKTTKVPNLVILVIEGLGHAYSAENGYIGNFTPFIGKLKQQSLYWGNNMSSSGRTFSVLPTITGSLPFAMHGFLEQDTLPDNFNLFNILKSNGFNTGFFYGGHSNFDFMKKFMDYNKIDMLIDQEAFGPPYKKLPEKGGESWGYEDQAVFSKLLEVQKVQQQPYFHVLLTLSTHNPFLINNAAHYEQLFDQRMATLNLSAEQKKWALENRTQLVSVLNLDDAMEQFFESYKKRADFANTIFVITGDHAMPEIPLQSKIDRYHVPLLIYSPLLKGPKTFHHFVSHFDVAPSILAYYRENFGVKTPGQVTWIGAGLDKGASAQGDGIGMMQSKNQLIDFVRGNYHLSDGQLYQLDGVFNEDVASDNAKQEVTKRFELFKRKNKLFYTEKRLIPDSVYTNYFKRTGNR from the coding sequence ATGCAGTTCATCTTGTTTCTGTATTTTGGCGAATCGAGAAATTTGCTTGGGGCTGATATGTTCTATTACAGTTCGGAAGAGATGAAGCAAATTTTGGAGGCTAGCGGTATGTTGAGTTTTACCAATATTGCTTTACTTTTATTATTGATCGCAATTTCTTGGGTTCCGCTTTGGATTGCGAATAAAAAGACATTCAAAAAAAACTATGTTAGTATTGCACTCTTATCTTTGGGGATCATATCGTTTTTCATTAGTTCGGCTTCGCTTTTAGGGGGTCGCTCCGATAACGATGAATTCGTAGCCAATGCAAGCCGGAGTAAATGGCGTTATTTCTTCAATTCCAATTTATCAAATTATGTGGATGAACACCCGGGTATGCTCGCAATGTTCCATAAAGAGGAGGATACAAAGGTGTTGGATACTAAATTTCCTTTTTTGAAAAAAGAAGATACCAAAGATTTTCTAGGAACACACCTTCAGAAAACGACGAAAGTGCCCAATTTAGTTATTCTCGTCATTGAGGGGCTAGGGCATGCCTATAGCGCTGAAAATGGCTATATCGGTAACTTCACGCCATTTATCGGTAAACTGAAGCAGCAATCGCTGTATTGGGGCAATAACATGAGTTCTTCAGGACGGACATTTTCTGTTCTGCCTACGATAACAGGCTCACTACCTTTTGCTATGCACGGTTTTTTAGAGCAAGATACCTTACCAGACAATTTCAATCTATTTAATATTCTAAAGAGCAACGGATTTAATACTGGTTTTTTCTATGGCGGTCATTCAAATTTTGACTTCATGAAGAAGTTCATGGATTATAATAAAATTGATATGCTCATCGATCAGGAAGCATTTGGTCCTCCATATAAGAAATTGCCTGAAAAAGGAGGGGAGAGTTGGGGATATGAAGACCAAGCTGTATTTAGTAAGCTTCTTGAGGTACAGAAAGTGCAGCAACAGCCCTATTTCCATGTGCTTTTGACCTTATCTACACATAATCCATTTTTGATTAATAACGCGGCACATTATGAGCAATTATTTGATCAACGTATGGCGACGTTGAACCTTTCGGCAGAACAAAAAAAGTGGGCTTTAGAAAACCGTACGCAGCTGGTCTCGGTGTTGAATTTGGATGATGCGATGGAACAATTTTTTGAATCTTACAAAAAGAGAGCAGATTTTGCAAATACGATTTTTGTCATAACTGGAGACCACGCAATGCCTGAGATACCGTTACAAAGCAAAATCGATCGTTATCATGTTCCTTTGTTGATTTATTCACCACTTTTAAAAGGGCCAAAGACTTTTCATCATTTTGTTAGCCATTTTGATGTCGCGCCATCTATATTGGCCTACTATCGAGAAAATTTTGGAGTTAAAACTCCCGGTCAAGTTACTTGGATAGGTGCGGGCCTTGACAAAGGGGCATCTGCACAAGGTGATGGCATCGGTATGATGCAGAGTAAAAATCAGTTGATTGATTTTGTAAGGGGTAATTACCATCTTTCTGATGGACAACTGTATCAGTTGGATGGTGTGTTCAATGAAGACGTGGCCTCGGATAATGCGAAACAGGAGGTTACAAAGCGCTTTGAATTATTTAAGCGCAAAAATAAGCTATTCTATACAGAGAAGCGGCTCATTCCGGATAGCGTCTATACCAACTATTTCAAACGGACAGGAAACCGCTAG
- a CDS encoding response regulator transcription factor produces MLILIAEDDELILRTVEHKLVKEGHEVVLTRNGREAIEKINELNLDLVVTDIMMPFASGIEILSAIKSIGKKIPVIVLSSMGQEEVVVDAFDLGASDFMVKPFSPNELILRIKRLKNK; encoded by the coding sequence ATGTTGATTTTAATAGCTGAAGACGACGAATTGATATTACGTACTGTTGAACACAAATTAGTGAAAGAAGGACACGAAGTGGTGCTGACCAGAAATGGCCGTGAAGCCATCGAGAAAATTAATGAACTGAATTTGGATTTAGTTGTGACGGACATTATGATGCCTTTTGCTTCTGGTATTGAAATTCTTTCGGCAATAAAGAGTATCGGAAAGAAAATCCCGGTTATTGTATTATCGAGTATGGGCCAAGAGGAGGTTGTGGTCGATGCGTTCGATTTAGGAGCATCAGATTTTATGGTTAAGCCGTTTAGTCCAAACGAGCTCATTCTCAGAATAAAACGCCTAAAAAATAAATAA
- a CDS encoding HEAT repeat domain-containing protein codes for MYHHIALHELILAIVIVLILVLLLIITVLGYSFYSYRILHNKQSWREIIEYKIMETIVGNDDRSDSDKEFAEHLKEPSFRALFLDVLVDSDRKFSGGAKQSINRLFRDFELEDEAWRKLRHRSGYLVAGGVQELAAMNVEAAIPEIMAKLNDPRTAVYQEAQYAIVSFKGYEGLGFLDHFNKPLSDWQQLRLLYSIHDIPEQADLQVKDWIHSKNDSVVVFTLRLIRKFRLMTFYTAVHNLLAHPSTMVRVQAVRTLQAIEHRGTIQQFIQSFDLQPLAVQNEMLKAMKIAKSKESEHFLKELLWNHPQVSIKISAAEVLVVLGEEHYLQEVSQAGDTYDELRRIIKHALQEKKC; via the coding sequence ATGTATCACCATATCGCACTACATGAACTTATTCTTGCGATAGTTATCGTGTTGATCTTAGTACTGTTGTTGATTATTACAGTATTGGGTTACAGCTTCTATAGTTATCGAATACTTCATAATAAGCAATCTTGGAGAGAAATTATCGAGTATAAGATTATGGAGACAATCGTAGGGAATGATGACCGTAGTGATAGCGATAAGGAATTTGCGGAACATTTAAAGGAGCCTTCATTTCGGGCACTTTTTTTAGATGTACTGGTTGATTCGGATAGAAAATTTTCTGGTGGTGCTAAACAATCGATTAATAGGCTGTTTCGTGATTTTGAACTCGAGGATGAAGCCTGGCGGAAACTCAGGCATCGCAGCGGCTATTTGGTAGCCGGCGGTGTTCAGGAGCTTGCAGCGATGAATGTTGAAGCTGCAATACCTGAAATCATGGCGAAGTTGAACGATCCCCGAACTGCCGTTTATCAGGAGGCCCAATATGCAATTGTCAGTTTTAAGGGATACGAAGGCCTTGGCTTTTTGGATCATTTCAACAAGCCGTTATCGGACTGGCAACAGCTCCGCTTATTGTATTCAATTCATGATATACCAGAACAGGCTGATTTACAGGTAAAGGATTGGATCCATAGTAAAAATGATTCGGTTGTTGTATTCACTTTACGTCTAATCCGAAAATTCAGATTAATGACATTCTATACGGCGGTTCATAACCTGTTGGCTCACCCATCGACGATGGTTCGTGTACAAGCTGTAAGAACTTTACAGGCCATCGAGCATCGTGGGACCATTCAGCAATTTATACAAAGTTTCGATCTGCAGCCACTCGCAGTGCAGAATGAGATGCTGAAAGCGATGAAGATAGCCAAGAGTAAAGAAAGCGAGCATTTTCTTAAAGAACTACTGTGGAATCATCCCCAAGTATCAATTAAAATTTCTGCCGCCGAAGTACTTGTCGTTCTTGGAGAAGAACACTATTTGCAGGAGGTCTCACAAGCTGGAGATACTTACGACGAACTTAGACGAATTATTAAACACGCTTTGCAAGAGAAAAAATGTTAG
- a CDS encoding GNAT family N-acetyltransferase: MERTEIILDKSQRGELQLFSDNHKAGLMSIAIIDRNLVVYHTEVDDVYEGRGFAKILLEKLVSYARENNMKIVPLCPYVNAQFHRHPERYQDIWFRRTT; the protein is encoded by the coding sequence ATGGAAAGAACTGAAATTATCCTCGACAAAAGTCAACGCGGCGAACTGCAGTTATTCTCCGATAATCATAAAGCCGGCTTAATGAGCATTGCGATCATCGACCGCAACCTTGTTGTTTACCACACCGAGGTAGATGATGTATATGAAGGCAGAGGATTTGCAAAAATACTTCTCGAAAAGCTCGTATCTTATGCCCGCGAAAATAACATGAAAATTGTTCCATTATGTCCTTATGTAAATGCACAATTTCATCGCCATCCCGAGCGCTATCAAGATATTTGGTTTAGAAGAACAACATAA
- a CDS encoding alpha/beta hydrolase, whose amino-acid sequence MSHPLNIKRAGHNLEQAKKAIIMIHGRGGSAEDILSLSSYLQVDNFALLAPQAENHSWYPFSFIAPVQQNEPWLSSALDLIDHTVQLALAQGIPAKDIYFFGFSQGACLTLEYLARHAQHYGGAVAIIGGVIGEEINHQNYSGDFAQTPILLGTSDPDFHVPLERVKTTASILQKMNANVQLAIYSNGGHTINREEIDLANEFVLKDVQQ is encoded by the coding sequence ATGAGTCATCCACTAAACATCAAGAGAGCCGGTCACAATTTGGAACAAGCGAAAAAAGCCATCATCATGATCCATGGCCGGGGCGGAAGTGCCGAAGATATACTTAGCCTGTCATCGTACCTTCAGGTCGATAATTTTGCACTGCTGGCACCACAAGCCGAAAACCACAGTTGGTATCCTTTTTCCTTTATAGCTCCTGTTCAACAGAACGAACCGTGGTTGAGTTCAGCACTGGACTTAATCGACCATACGGTTCAACTCGCTTTAGCGCAGGGAATCCCTGCCAAAGACATTTATTTTTTCGGGTTCTCTCAAGGAGCCTGCTTAACGCTCGAATACCTTGCGCGGCATGCGCAGCATTACGGAGGGGCAGTCGCAATTATCGGCGGCGTAATAGGTGAAGAAATTAACCACCAAAATTACAGCGGAGATTTTGCACAGACTCCAATTCTCCTCGGCACTAGCGATCCCGATTTCCACGTTCCATTAGAACGGGTCAAAACAACAGCATCCATTTTACAAAAAATGAATGCAAACGTACAGCTCGCTATATATTCAAACGGAGGTCATACCATCAATCGCGAGGAGATCGATCTTGCAAATGAATTTGTGCTCAAAGATGTACAGCAATAA
- a CDS encoding response regulator produces MVNNVFPENELRRIEKLKSYELMGLGKDPELDVFAQAACLITDCPAALIAMMEQETQRIQSCVGIALDTVDRKNTVCQYTIMSKEVLIIEDTFNDVRSSSNPLIREGNIRFYAGVPLLDDDGDALGTICVIDFQPKKLSEKQVNSLAELGKAVTKILLGKHRKIQAGYFAEIFHLTNNIICVLDDMRHVKEVNPAFSKVLGLSRSNSLGKSIFTLLGDTKEKLVSDLNRVEDAKYGIQSSSTIRMENGQMVEIEWHFKFDAVNRDILAFGRNVTAEREEKLKLENSERRFRSFFENAIGLMSMHDMEGNILSVNEKGRELLGYSKEEVKGLNLRNLVPAHHVGLVAEYLQRIASNREDSGMMVLQTKDGEDISWLYHNMLETDENGKFYVVSTALNMTDRLRLENDLLHTKQILEQTNAVAQVGGWEVDLVNNKVYWSDSTKLIHGVPLDFTPDFEHAIGFYEQESQGTLRRVFEEAIASRTPYDTELRLLKQSGESIWVRVKGIPEFENDVCRRVYGIIQDIDHSKSLFLELERKESMLRAFVDYVPASVAMFDRDFNYISVSNQWLEDFHDGASLPSNSNFFDLFPHIPENRKKIYRDALGGIPYKNRDEIIQAGGFAEAQHFNWEVRPWHLADGSIGGIIIFTQNITESVKINDELKLAKELAVLASKAKSEFLANMSHEIRTPLNGVIGFSDLLLKTPLNDTQLQYLGYINESGNSLLNIINDILDFSKIESGKLELFVDKYNLYDVANQVINVVLYQAQRKDVELLLNIEQGLPAFVWIDESRIKQVLVNLLGNAVKFTEKGEIEFKISKRYNSEDKLALRFEVRDTGIGIPPDKQQRIFDAFTQEDSSVSKRYGGTGLGLTISNNLLKYMGSKLNLVSKMGVGSTFFFDIEVRFEEQEDIDTELPLNRVLVVDDNANNRIILQHMLSYKNVDSVLAANGMEALQLLMKGERFDVILMDYHMPILSGLETIGKIKELFLKQEEGIPLIVLHTSSEEHEVISAFRQEEHSFCLLKPIKSEELYSTLRRAIQQNRQEAVQAKANENLPVSSDFYDKEIQVLLADDNAVNMALNLRIMASIMPSARLTEVSDGAQAIEACMKKTFDFILMDVQMPEIDGIEATKQIRQIEGYADTPIIGVTAGNISGEKERCLAAGMSDFLAKPIRQQDLYTALDKAISGNPIVDEGSELAHDDQHLDMRRLDEQAGDDPAFLAFFLDLVVREITGARKQLQVAIHASDIVHVKELLHKLRGTASTAGLVKLAEMTKELETSFTIETDLATAFRAIEQEMDIGLELITKILNK; encoded by the coding sequence ATGGTAAATAATGTTTTTCCTGAAAATGAGTTAAGAAGGATAGAAAAACTAAAGTCTTATGAGTTAATGGGACTTGGGAAAGACCCTGAATTAGATGTTTTTGCGCAGGCGGCCTGTTTGATTACAGATTGTCCTGCTGCTCTAATTGCCATGATGGAACAAGAAACGCAACGTATTCAGAGTTGCGTTGGGATAGCGTTGGACACTGTGGACAGGAAGAATACCGTCTGTCAGTATACGATCATGAGTAAAGAAGTGCTCATCATTGAAGACACTTTTAACGATGTTCGCTCTTCTTCCAATCCCCTGATTCGCGAGGGAAATATCCGTTTCTACGCGGGGGTCCCGCTTTTGGACGATGATGGAGATGCGCTTGGAACAATCTGCGTGATTGATTTTCAGCCAAAAAAACTTTCTGAAAAACAAGTAAATTCTTTAGCTGAACTCGGTAAGGCGGTGACCAAGATCTTATTGGGCAAGCATCGAAAAATACAGGCCGGTTATTTCGCTGAGATTTTTCATCTCACCAACAATATTATTTGTGTTTTGGATGATATGCGCCATGTCAAAGAAGTTAATCCTGCATTTAGTAAAGTTTTGGGATTGTCCCGCTCGAACAGCTTAGGCAAATCTATTTTCACTTTACTGGGTGACACTAAAGAAAAATTAGTATCCGACTTGAACCGGGTAGAGGATGCAAAATACGGTATCCAAAGCAGTAGTACGATTCGAATGGAGAACGGCCAAATGGTGGAGATTGAATGGCATTTTAAATTTGATGCAGTCAACCGTGATATTTTGGCTTTTGGCAGAAATGTGACAGCAGAACGGGAAGAAAAGCTGAAACTGGAAAATTCGGAGCGTAGATTCCGTAGTTTTTTTGAAAATGCCATTGGCCTGATGAGCATGCATGATATGGAAGGTAATATTTTATCAGTTAATGAAAAAGGAAGAGAGTTATTAGGTTATTCCAAAGAGGAGGTCAAAGGGCTTAATCTAAGAAACTTGGTCCCGGCTCATCATGTTGGTCTAGTTGCGGAATATCTTCAACGTATTGCGAGCAACAGAGAGGATTCAGGAATGATGGTTTTGCAAACAAAAGATGGTGAAGATATCTCATGGCTTTATCATAACATGCTAGAAACTGATGAAAATGGAAAGTTTTACGTTGTCAGCACCGCGTTGAATATGACGGACCGGCTACGGCTTGAAAATGATCTTTTGCATACCAAGCAGATCTTAGAACAGACAAATGCTGTAGCTCAAGTTGGTGGATGGGAGGTAGACCTGGTTAACAATAAGGTCTATTGGTCGGATTCTACAAAGCTTATCCATGGTGTACCTCTTGATTTTACGCCGGATTTTGAGCATGCTATCGGATTTTATGAACAGGAGAGTCAGGGCACATTGCGACGAGTATTTGAAGAGGCAATTGCTTCCAGGACACCTTATGATACGGAATTACGTCTACTAAAGCAAAGCGGCGAGTCGATTTGGGTACGCGTAAAGGGTATTCCCGAATTTGAAAATGATGTATGCAGACGTGTATATGGAATTATACAGGATATCGATCATAGTAAATCGCTATTTCTGGAATTGGAACGCAAAGAATCGATGTTACGCGCCTTTGTAGATTACGTTCCGGCTTCTGTTGCCATGTTTGACCGTGATTTTAACTATATTTCGGTTAGTAATCAATGGTTGGAAGACTTTCATGATGGGGCGAGTTTACCTTCTAATAGTAATTTTTTCGATCTTTTTCCTCATATTCCGGAAAATAGAAAAAAAATATACCGCGATGCTTTGGGTGGTATACCTTATAAGAATAGGGATGAGATTATTCAGGCTGGTGGATTTGCCGAAGCGCAGCATTTCAATTGGGAAGTTAGACCATGGCATCTTGCTGATGGAAGTATCGGCGGGATCATTATTTTTACGCAGAACATTACGGAGTCAGTAAAAATAAATGATGAATTGAAATTAGCAAAAGAGCTAGCCGTGCTAGCCAGTAAAGCAAAGTCCGAATTCCTGGCCAATATGAGCCACGAAATTCGAACACCTTTAAACGGGGTGATCGGATTTTCGGACCTATTGTTGAAAACGCCATTAAATGATACGCAGTTGCAGTATCTTGGCTATATCAATGAATCGGGGAATAGCTTGCTCAATATTATTAATGACATTTTGGATTTTTCAAAAATTGAATCCGGAAAACTTGAATTATTTGTTGATAAATATAATCTATATGATGTAGCTAATCAGGTTATTAATGTTGTTCTCTATCAAGCCCAGCGAAAGGATGTCGAACTGCTTCTGAATATTGAGCAGGGGCTACCCGCTTTTGTTTGGATTGATGAATCACGTATCAAGCAAGTATTGGTGAATCTGTTGGGCAATGCTGTGAAGTTCACAGAAAAAGGCGAGATCGAATTTAAGATCAGTAAGCGCTATAATAGCGAGGATAAATTAGCGCTACGTTTTGAAGTCAGAGATACTGGTATTGGAATTCCGCCCGACAAGCAACAACGAATATTTGATGCTTTCACCCAAGAAGATAGTTCCGTAAGTAAACGTTATGGTGGTACCGGACTTGGTTTGACGATCTCTAACAACCTGTTGAAATATATGGGAAGCAAACTGAATTTGGTTAGCAAAATGGGCGTCGGGTCCACATTCTTCTTTGATATTGAGGTCCGATTTGAAGAACAGGAGGATATAGATACAGAACTGCCTTTAAATCGTGTCCTTGTTGTTGATGATAACGCTAATAATCGGATCATTCTTCAACATATGCTATCGTATAAGAACGTCGACTCTGTACTCGCGGCTAATGGTATGGAAGCTTTACAGTTATTGATGAAAGGTGAAAGGTTCGATGTTATTTTAATGGACTATCATATGCCGATATTATCGGGCCTGGAAACGATCGGTAAAATTAAAGAACTCTTTCTAAAGCAAGAGGAAGGTATTCCATTGATTGTGTTGCATACCTCATCGGAAGAGCATGAGGTGATTTCGGCATTCCGACAGGAAGAGCATTCTTTCTGCTTGCTTAAACCTATTAAATCAGAAGAGTTGTATTCAACACTTCGCCGAGCGATCCAGCAAAATAGGCAGGAAGCCGTCCAAGCAAAAGCTAATGAAAATTTACCTGTGTCGTCAGATTTTTATGATAAGGAAATTCAGGTGCTATTGGCAGACGATAATGCAGTCAATATGGCGCTCAATTTGCGCATTATGGCCAGTATCATGCCGAGTGCACGACTGACTGAAGTGTCTGACGGGGCTCAAGCCATTGAGGCCTGTATGAAAAAAACATTTGATTTTATTTTAATGGATGTTCAGATGCCTGAGATCGATGGTATCGAAGCCACCAAACAGATTCGCCAGATTGAAGGTTATGCCGACACACCTATAATTGGTGTTACAGCCGGTAATATTTCGGGTGAAAAAGAACGTTGTCTAGCTGCGGGAATGTCCGATTTTTTAGCTAAGCCTATTCGACAACAAGATTTGTACACAGCGTTAGATAAAGCTATATCTGGTAATCCGATTGTTGACGAAGGGTCCGAATTAGCGCACGACGATCAACATTTAGACATGCGTCGCTTGGATGAACAGGCCGGTGATGATCCTGCATTTCTAGCGTTTTTTCTGGATTTGGTCGTACGGGAGATAACAGGGGCTAGGAAGCAGCTTCAGGTGGCAATCCATGCCAGTGATATTGTCCATGTCAAGGAGCTGCTGCATAAATTGCGGGGCACTGCTTCAACAGCAGGGCTAGTCAAATTGGCCGAGATGACAAAAGAATTGGAAACAAGTTTCACTATTGAAACTGATCTTGCGACTGCTTTCAGAGCAATTGAACAAGAAATGGATATAGGTTTGGAACTCATTACAAAAATTTTAAATAAATAA
- a CDS encoding ring-cleaving dioxygenase, producing the protein MENKILGLHHITAIADNAKRNLDFYTQVLGVRLVKKTVNFDDPGTYHFYFGNEMGEPGTILTFFPWEGIGKGAPGAGMATHIGYSVPKGSLDFWKNRLTQYRIQWIEDEIFGEKLISFRDPDGLQLQFIETTDPRLPWTTTDIQAENALKGFHNVTLSLRKAEPTLKILTDILGYTLSQQIDNRYRLTTDSIATANMVDIIADENLNYGKNAAGTNHHIAFRVKNDNVLMEYREKILSAGLDITPKINRDYFFSLYFREPGGVLFEIATDNPGFTVDEQLSSLGSALKLPKQYESHRLQIEKALPKID; encoded by the coding sequence ATGGAAAATAAAATATTAGGATTGCATCACATTACTGCGATAGCCGATAATGCAAAACGAAATCTCGATTTTTATACGCAAGTACTGGGTGTCCGTCTTGTAAAGAAAACGGTAAACTTTGACGATCCCGGCACTTACCACTTCTACTTCGGCAATGAAATGGGAGAACCTGGGACTATCCTTACTTTTTTCCCTTGGGAAGGTATCGGAAAAGGAGCCCCAGGTGCAGGAATGGCTACCCACATAGGGTACTCGGTACCGAAAGGTAGTCTAGATTTTTGGAAAAATCGCTTAACACAATATCGCATCCAGTGGATAGAAGATGAGATTTTTGGAGAGAAATTAATATCATTTCGTGATCCCGACGGCTTACAGCTTCAGTTTATTGAAACAACTGATCCAAGACTTCCTTGGACAACCACCGATATCCAAGCAGAAAATGCCTTAAAAGGCTTCCATAATGTAACACTCTCGTTAAGAAAGGCAGAACCAACCTTAAAAATACTGACCGATATTTTAGGCTATACGCTTAGCCAACAGATTGACAATCGTTATCGATTGACGACGGACAGTATAGCCACAGCCAACATGGTCGACATCATCGCAGATGAAAATCTGAACTACGGCAAAAATGCAGCCGGTACAAACCATCATATTGCATTTCGCGTGAAAAACGATAACGTCTTGATGGAGTACCGCGAAAAAATACTTTCAGCAGGATTAGATATCACGCCTAAAATAAATAGAGACTATTTTTTCTCGTTATACTTTCGTGAACCAGGAGGCGTACTTTTTGAAATCGCGACCGATAACCCCGGTTTTACAGTGGATGAACAGCTATCGAGTTTAGGTTCTGCCCTCAAATTACCAAAGCAGTATGAAAGCCACCGATTACAAATTGAAAAAGCATTACCGAAAATAGATTAG